Proteins encoded together in one Streptomyces sp. TLI_171 window:
- a CDS encoding 4'-phosphopantetheinyl transferase superfamily protein, with translation MTTTHPPNGARTPLDIWLLPPPDSPRDIPATELNAYERHRAESYRRTDDRQMYLAAHVGLRRVLAVYTGIDPEHLRLGGERYDGNGARQGRPRVLGVPGAPQFSLSHSHGLALVVVSEDRVGADVQRLPSPQTVAAVLPSLHPAEQIELESLPPAEQPAAFGRLWVRKEAYLKGLGTGLARGADADYLGEAGLAARPAGWVVGNLPLCLSHVAAVALRGDGDRAIVMRSVPPEYLYAAHGAVRLIAGMPPGLRTVLRAAPSQDRAVAP, from the coding sequence TTGACAACCACTCATCCCCCGAACGGGGCGCGGACCCCGCTGGACATCTGGCTGCTGCCGCCGCCGGACTCCCCCAGGGACATCCCCGCCACCGAGCTCAACGCGTACGAGCGGCACCGCGCCGAGTCCTACCGGCGCACCGACGACCGGCAGATGTACCTGGCCGCGCACGTCGGCCTGCGCCGGGTGCTCGCCGTCTACACCGGCATCGACCCCGAGCACCTGCGGCTGGGCGGTGAGCGGTACGACGGCAACGGCGCCCGGCAGGGGCGTCCGCGGGTGCTCGGCGTGCCGGGCGCGCCGCAGTTCTCGCTGTCGCACAGCCACGGGCTGGCGCTGGTCGTGGTCTCCGAGGACCGGGTCGGCGCGGACGTGCAGCGGCTGCCGTCGCCGCAGACCGTGGCGGCCGTGCTGCCCTCGCTGCACCCGGCGGAGCAGATCGAGCTGGAGTCGCTGCCGCCCGCCGAGCAGCCGGCCGCGTTCGGCCGGCTCTGGGTGCGCAAGGAGGCCTACCTGAAAGGGCTGGGCACCGGGCTGGCCCGCGGCGCGGACGCCGACTACCTCGGCGAGGCGGGCCTCGCGGCGCGCCCCGCCGGCTGGGTGGTCGGCAACCTGCCGCTGTGCCTGTCGCACGTCGCCGCGGTCGCCCTGCGCGGCGACGGCGACCGGGCGATCGTGATGCGGTCGGTGCCGCCGGAGTACCTGTACGCGGCGCACGGCGCGGTCCGGCTGATCGCCGGCATGCCGCCGGGGCTGCGCACCGTGCTGCGTGCGGCGCCCAGCCAGGACCGGGCCGTCGCGCCCTGA
- a CDS encoding helix-turn-helix domain-containing protein produces the protein MTPHGAKGGGVQACPITPVLDIVFSRWTTPILWTLNQFGRQRFVELHRNIGAITAKVLTQRLRQLERDGLVVRTYYPEVPPRVEYEISELGRSLAPLFAALTDWSSEHLVEVERARTAFDGADA, from the coding sequence ATGACGCCGCACGGCGCGAAGGGCGGCGGCGTGCAGGCCTGCCCGATCACCCCGGTGCTGGACATCGTGTTCAGCCGCTGGACGACGCCGATCCTGTGGACGCTGAACCAGTTCGGCCGGCAGCGCTTCGTCGAGCTGCACCGCAACATCGGCGCCATCACTGCGAAGGTGCTCACCCAGCGCCTGCGCCAACTGGAGCGCGACGGCCTGGTGGTGCGCACCTACTACCCCGAGGTCCCGCCGCGGGTCGAGTACGAGATCAGCGAGCTCGGCCGCAGCCTGGCCCCGCTGTTCGCCGCACTCACCGACTGGTCCTCGGAACACCTGGTGGAGGTGGAGCGGGCCCGCACCGCGTTCGACGGGGCCGACGCCTGA
- a CDS encoding nuclear transport factor 2 family protein, which produces MQPPWEEESEIRALLDRYLIGLDDDKIDDDWMRALFTEDARVAFPISGHRGLDGLVAWHRASLDKFASHQHLGSSAVLERTGDGRAVLRANVIASHVHHPGTGGDPMFQAGTLATAVAVRTGAGWRLADLEFKVLWTRGRPAGGPS; this is translated from the coding sequence ATGCAGCCTCCATGGGAAGAAGAATCCGAGATACGCGCTCTGCTGGACCGGTACCTCATCGGTCTGGACGACGACAAGATCGACGACGACTGGATGCGCGCGCTGTTCACCGAGGACGCCCGGGTGGCGTTCCCGATCAGCGGCCACCGCGGCCTGGACGGGCTGGTCGCCTGGCACCGGGCCTCGCTCGACAAGTTCGCCTCCCACCAGCACCTCGGCTCCTCCGCGGTGCTGGAGCGGACCGGGGACGGCCGGGCGGTGCTGCGCGCCAACGTGATCGCCAGCCACGTCCACCACCCCGGCACCGGGGGCGACCCGATGTTCCAGGCCGGCACCCTGGCCACCGCGGTGGCCGTTCGCACCGGCGCCGGCTGGCGGCTGGCCGACCTGGAGTTCAAGGTGCTGTGGACCCGCGGCCGACCCGCCGGGGGCCCGTCGTGA
- a CDS encoding flavin reductase family protein, translating into MIHETQLDIPRPAIDGAALRQVCGHFATGVTVITAGDDEGAAGTTVNSFTSVSLEPPLVLICLHENSRLLPVVQRSQGFTVNFLTHQQERLAWAFAGKQTARLDEVAHHRAPSGQPVLSGALAHLECRLAAEYDGGDHSILLGEVVGLGSSEEQEAPLIFFQGAMHGLAATGS; encoded by the coding sequence GTGATCCATGAGACGCAACTCGACATCCCGCGCCCGGCGATCGACGGCGCGGCGCTGCGCCAGGTGTGCGGGCACTTCGCCACCGGAGTCACCGTGATCACCGCGGGCGACGACGAGGGCGCGGCCGGCACCACGGTGAACTCCTTCACCTCGGTCTCGCTGGAGCCGCCGCTGGTGCTGATCTGCCTGCACGAGAACTCCCGGCTGCTGCCGGTGGTCCAGCGCTCCCAGGGCTTCACGGTGAACTTCCTGACGCACCAGCAGGAGCGCCTGGCCTGGGCGTTCGCGGGCAAGCAGACCGCCCGGCTGGACGAGGTGGCGCACCACCGCGCCCCGTCCGGGCAGCCGGTGCTCAGCGGGGCGCTGGCCCACCTGGAGTGCCGGCTGGCCGCCGAGTACGACGGCGGGGACCACTCGATACTGCTCGGCGAGGTGGTCGGCCTGGGCAGTTCCGAGGAGCAGGAGGCCCCGCTGATCTTCTTCCAGGGTGCGATGCACGGCCTCGCCGCGACCGGGAGCTGA
- a CDS encoding FAD-dependent monooxygenase: MEPLDADVIISGAGPSGLMLAGELRLQGISVIVLDKLTEPMLQSRALGFSARTIEEFGQRGLLQEFGELETIPFGHFGGLPIDYRIVEGGNFGVRGVPQSRTEAIIHKWAVGLGAELRRGHELTGLTQDEDGVTVEVAGPQGPLTLRAKYLVGCDGARSTVRKQAGIDFPGASATIEMKMADVAGVQLKLRPTGEVGEAGMVVVLPLGPQATRVVVYERGAGVRATQEPPTFTEVAEAFQRVTGEDISGAKPLWTSYFTDASRHAESYRSGRVFLAGDAAHIHLPIGAQGISAAVGDVVNLGWKLAAELKGHAPEGLLDTYHSERHLVGSRIVWNTLVQRTLYLGGPEADPLRGLFAELVELEDVRTHLVGMVTGLDIDYGSAEGDDPLIGRRLPDAALTVDGTATSRYELLHAGRPLLLDLTGGAELKAAAEPWADRVDVVAASAAEERAARTLLVRPDGYVAWAAAEDGSTAGLAEALTKWFGEPRRAG, translated from the coding sequence ATGGAACCGCTCGACGCCGATGTCATCATTTCCGGCGCTGGTCCGTCGGGATTGATGCTGGCAGGCGAACTGCGTCTGCAGGGAATTTCGGTCATCGTCCTGGACAAGCTGACCGAGCCGATGCTCCAGTCGCGCGCGCTGGGATTCTCCGCGCGCACCATCGAGGAATTCGGCCAGCGCGGCCTGCTCCAGGAGTTCGGTGAGCTGGAGACCATTCCGTTCGGCCACTTCGGCGGCCTGCCGATCGACTACCGGATCGTCGAGGGCGGCAACTTCGGCGTCCGCGGCGTTCCGCAGTCCCGCACCGAGGCGATCATCCACAAGTGGGCGGTCGGCCTGGGCGCCGAGCTGCGCCGGGGCCACGAACTGACCGGGCTCACGCAGGACGAGGACGGCGTGACCGTCGAGGTGGCCGGCCCGCAGGGCCCGCTGACCCTGCGCGCCAAGTACCTGGTGGGCTGCGACGGCGCCCGCTCCACCGTCCGCAAGCAGGCCGGCATCGACTTCCCCGGCGCGTCCGCGACCATCGAGATGAAGATGGCGGACGTCGCGGGCGTGCAGCTGAAGCTGCGTCCGACCGGCGAGGTCGGCGAGGCCGGCATGGTCGTGGTGCTGCCGCTCGGCCCGCAGGCCACCCGCGTGGTGGTGTACGAGCGCGGCGCCGGGGTGCGCGCCACCCAGGAGCCGCCGACCTTCACCGAGGTCGCCGAGGCGTTCCAGCGGGTCACCGGCGAGGACATCAGCGGCGCGAAGCCGCTGTGGACCAGCTACTTCACCGACGCCTCCCGGCACGCCGAGAGCTACCGCAGCGGCCGGGTGTTCCTGGCCGGCGACGCCGCGCACATCCACCTGCCGATCGGCGCGCAGGGCATCAGCGCCGCCGTCGGCGACGTGGTCAACCTGGGCTGGAAGCTGGCCGCGGAGCTGAAGGGCCACGCCCCCGAGGGCCTGCTGGACACCTACCACTCCGAGCGGCACCTGGTCGGTTCGCGGATCGTCTGGAACACCCTGGTGCAGCGCACCCTGTACCTCGGCGGCCCGGAGGCCGACCCGCTGCGCGGCCTGTTCGCCGAACTGGTCGAGCTCGAGGACGTCCGCACCCACCTGGTCGGCATGGTCACCGGCCTGGACATCGACTACGGCTCCGCCGAGGGCGACGACCCGCTGATCGGCCGCCGCCTCCCGGACGCCGCGCTGACCGTGGACGGCACCGCCACCAGCCGCTACGAGCTGCTGCACGCCGGCCGCCCGCTGCTGCTCGACCTGACCGGCGGCGCCGAGCTGAAGGCCGCGGCCGAGCCGTGGGCCGACCGGGTCGACGTGGTCGCCGCGAGCGCCGCCGAGGAGCGCGCCGCCCGCACCCTGCTGGTCCGCCCCGACGGCTACGTGGCCTGGGCGGCGGCCGAGGACGGCTCGACGGCCGGCCTGGCCGAGGCCCTCACCAAGTGGTTCGGCGAGCCCCGCCGTGCCGGCTGA
- a CDS encoding cation:proton antiporter has translation MLASAAGPAELRLATMLADIGVVLLVGAVFGRLVQKVRQPVVVGEILAGIALGPSLLGLFPGDLTHKLFPTDVRPLLSAVSQVGLVLFMFLVGWEFEKRLIKPHAGLALGVSLLSIALAFGLGAGLAVFLYPEHMTVAGRTIPFSAFATFLGTAMSITAFPVLARIISENRLMGTRVGSLSLGAAAVDDLLAWCLLAWVSALVSSNGDYRDLLRIGALSLVYLAAMLLVVRPAAAWLMWRLAAAERWSLLLAVLCAGAMVSAWVTTWIGIHAIFGAFLFGFVMPREPARVLIEHTRRPLENVSVVLLPVFFIITGLGVDLGALTSGDWVALVAIIAVACVGKLAGALLPARLAGFNWRESFDLGLLMNTRGLTELIILNAAVSLGVLDGRMFTMLVIMALVTTAMAGPLLSRRLAAEEPVPAGAPVRAADTERSEPLADVIEPRV, from the coding sequence ATGCTCGCCTCCGCGGCCGGCCCGGCCGAGCTGCGGCTGGCCACGATGCTCGCCGACATCGGCGTGGTGCTGCTGGTCGGCGCCGTGTTCGGGCGGCTGGTGCAGAAGGTCCGCCAGCCCGTGGTGGTCGGCGAGATCCTGGCCGGCATCGCGCTCGGCCCGAGCCTGCTCGGGCTGTTCCCCGGCGACCTCACCCACAAGCTGTTCCCGACCGACGTCCGGCCGCTGCTGTCGGCGGTCTCCCAGGTCGGCCTGGTGCTGTTCATGTTCCTGGTCGGCTGGGAGTTCGAGAAGCGCCTGATCAAGCCGCACGCCGGGCTGGCGCTCGGGGTGTCGCTGCTGTCCATCGCGCTGGCCTTCGGCCTCGGCGCCGGCCTGGCGGTGTTCCTCTACCCGGAGCACATGACGGTCGCGGGCCGGACCATCCCGTTCTCCGCCTTCGCCACCTTCCTGGGCACCGCGATGTCCATCACCGCGTTCCCGGTGCTGGCCCGGATCATCAGCGAGAACCGGCTGATGGGCACCCGGGTCGGTTCGCTGTCGCTGGGCGCCGCCGCCGTCGACGACCTGCTCGCCTGGTGCCTGCTGGCCTGGGTGTCGGCGCTGGTCAGCTCGAACGGCGACTACCGCGACCTGCTGCGGATCGGCGCGCTCAGCCTGGTCTACCTGGCCGCCATGCTGCTGGTGGTGCGGCCCGCGGCGGCCTGGCTGATGTGGCGGCTCGCCGCGGCGGAGCGCTGGTCGCTGCTGCTGGCGGTGCTCTGCGCGGGCGCGATGGTGTCGGCCTGGGTGACCACCTGGATCGGCATCCACGCCATCTTCGGCGCGTTCCTGTTCGGCTTCGTGATGCCCCGGGAGCCCGCCCGGGTGCTGATCGAGCACACCCGCCGCCCGCTGGAGAACGTCAGCGTGGTGCTGCTGCCGGTGTTCTTCATCATCACCGGTCTCGGCGTCGACCTCGGCGCGCTGACCTCCGGCGACTGGGTCGCGCTGGTCGCGATCATCGCGGTGGCGTGCGTCGGCAAGCTGGCGGGCGCGCTGCTGCCGGCCCGGCTGGCCGGCTTCAACTGGCGGGAGTCCTTCGACCTCGGGCTGCTGATGAACACCCGCGGCCTGACCGAGCTGATCATCCTGAACGCGGCCGTCAGCCTGGGCGTCCTGGACGGCCGGATGTTCACCATGCTGGTGATCATGGCGCTGGTCACCACCGCGATGGCCGGGCCGCTGCTGTCCCGCCGCCTCGCGGCCGAGGAGCCCGTCCCCGCCGGCGCACCCGTCCGGGCCGCCGACACCGAGCGATCCGAACCCCTCGCGGACGTCATCGAGCCGCGGGTCTGA
- a CDS encoding MFS transporter, whose product MSVQETLRTSAAPAAGPARRPGLILAFLCLAGFMTFLDVSIVNVALPTIEDELHISQTTLEYVVTTYGMVLGGFLLLSGRLADTFGRRRMLQTGLVLFALSSLVAGIGQNAWMLIASRGAQGLGAAFIATSALSLLTVNFEEGAERNKALGAWGALSGLAAVVGVTLGGILTDGPGWRWVFFINVPIGLIGALLAPKVIAESKSAERTRSFDLAGAVSLTAALILLIFTLGQTVSDGDLPYGRIYGGFALVALLLIAFVVIERRAANPLIPFSIFRRKSLRAANVIAILLLGTCVTLFFFASLFLQQVLDYSAMRTGFAYVPLALLTAVGAGVASQVVTKVAAKPVLMVGLALATAGMLMLWRAPVDASYLTDILPAFALMGLGLGASFVPVQVSAFAGSEEKESGLAAGLINTAQEVGGALGLAVAATWAFRRVAELTEKAHGVPELVNQARTDVFHDAFLVGGVFAAVAFLVTAVLLPFTKATGEPPVPRG is encoded by the coding sequence ATGTCCGTGCAAGAGACCCTGCGGACCTCGGCCGCCCCCGCGGCCGGACCGGCTCGCCGCCCCGGCCTGATCCTGGCGTTCCTGTGCCTGGCAGGCTTCATGACCTTCCTCGACGTCTCGATCGTCAACGTCGCCCTGCCGACCATCGAGGACGAGCTCCACATCTCCCAGACCACCCTCGAGTACGTGGTCACCACCTACGGCATGGTGCTCGGCGGCTTCCTGCTGCTGTCGGGCCGGCTCGCCGACACTTTCGGCCGTCGCCGCATGCTGCAGACCGGACTGGTCCTGTTCGCGCTGTCCTCGCTGGTCGCCGGTATCGGCCAGAACGCCTGGATGCTGATCGCCTCGCGCGGCGCCCAGGGCCTCGGCGCCGCGTTCATCGCCACCTCCGCGCTCTCCCTGCTCACCGTCAACTTTGAGGAGGGCGCCGAGCGCAACAAGGCGCTCGGCGCGTGGGGCGCGCTCTCCGGTCTCGCGGCCGTGGTCGGCGTGACCCTCGGCGGCATCCTCACCGACGGCCCCGGCTGGCGCTGGGTGTTCTTCATCAACGTTCCGATCGGCCTGATCGGCGCCCTGCTCGCCCCCAAGGTGATCGCCGAGAGCAAGTCCGCCGAGCGCACCCGCTCCTTCGACCTGGCCGGCGCCGTCTCGCTCACCGCCGCGCTGATCCTGCTGATCTTCACCCTGGGCCAGACCGTCTCCGACGGCGACCTGCCCTACGGCCGGATCTACGGCGGCTTCGCCCTGGTGGCCCTGCTGCTGATCGCCTTCGTGGTCATCGAGCGCCGCGCCGCGAACCCGCTGATCCCGTTCTCGATCTTCCGCCGCAAGTCGCTGCGGGCCGCGAACGTGATCGCGATCCTGCTGCTCGGCACCTGCGTCACCCTGTTCTTCTTCGCCTCGCTCTTCCTGCAGCAGGTCCTGGACTACTCCGCCATGCGCACCGGTTTCGCCTACGTGCCGCTCGCCCTGCTCACCGCGGTCGGCGCCGGCGTGGCCTCCCAGGTGGTCACCAAGGTCGCCGCCAAGCCGGTCCTGATGGTCGGTCTGGCGCTGGCCACCGCGGGCATGCTGATGCTGTGGCGGGCCCCGGTGGACGCCTCCTACCTGACCGACATCCTGCCCGCCTTCGCCCTGATGGGCCTGGGCCTCGGCGCCTCCTTCGTCCCGGTGCAGGTCTCGGCCTTCGCCGGCAGCGAGGAGAAGGAGTCCGGCCTGGCCGCCGGTCTGATCAACACCGCCCAGGAGGTCGGTGGCGCCCTCGGCCTCGCGGTCGCCGCCACCTGGGCCTTCCGCCGGGTCGCCGAGCTCACCGAGAAGGCGCACGGCGTGCCGGAGCTGGTCAACCAGGCCCGCACCGACGTCTTCCACGACGCCTTCCTGGTCGGCGGGGTGTTCGCCGCGGTCGCCTTCCTGGTCACCGCGGTCCTGCTGCCCTTCACCAAGGCCACCGGCGAGCCGCCGGTGCCGCGCGGCTGA
- a CDS encoding antibiotic biosynthesis monooxygenase, producing MPKISADGQHLTVLNVFATDAPEKQEKLLAAMREIVDAAAYEGWISSTVHSGQDKFGTCNFIQWRSTEDLETRYQGEEFKHRTLPLFGEITTSIRLLQNEIVFTQQKDSTDGLTEISPDRDDYTVVDLIGVEEADQEELLELLGEGQEWLSSVPGYRTHTVLRGLRARGLEGKFVVQYAQWDSEEAFRAHRDQADAAKSPERQKVDARVAELATWTDQNTYRVVHTRAAGV from the coding sequence ATGCCGAAGATCTCCGCCGATGGCCAGCACCTCACCGTCCTGAACGTATTCGCGACCGACGCCCCGGAGAAGCAGGAGAAGCTGCTCGCCGCGATGCGCGAGATCGTGGACGCCGCCGCGTACGAGGGCTGGATCTCCAGCACCGTGCACTCGGGCCAGGACAAGTTCGGTACCTGCAACTTCATCCAGTGGCGCAGCACCGAGGACCTGGAGACCCGTTACCAGGGCGAGGAGTTCAAGCACCGCACCCTGCCGCTGTTCGGTGAGATCACCACCTCGATCCGGCTGCTGCAGAACGAGATCGTCTTCACCCAGCAGAAGGACTCCACCGACGGTCTCACCGAGATCTCCCCGGACCGCGACGACTACACCGTGGTCGACCTGATCGGCGTCGAGGAGGCCGACCAGGAGGAGCTGCTCGAGCTGCTCGGCGAGGGCCAGGAGTGGCTGTCCTCGGTGCCCGGCTACCGCACCCACACCGTGCTGCGCGGCCTGCGGGCCCGTGGCCTGGAGGGCAAGTTCGTCGTCCAGTACGCGCAGTGGGACAGCGAGGAGGCGTTCCGCGCCCACCGCGACCAGGCCGACGCGGCGAAGTCCCCGGAGCGTCAGAAGGTCGACGCCCGGGTCGCCGAGCTGGCCACCTGGACCGACCAGAACACCTACCGGGTGGTCCACACCCGCGCCGCCGGGGTGTGA
- a CDS encoding pyridoxamine 5'-phosphate oxidase family protein: MPTQLRLSPSAEHFLAENHLCTFTTVRPNGTPHVAPVRFTWDPVTCTARVMTVEDRRKARNVIAGGPAAPVSVCQLAGPRWITLEGTAEVHTDPARVLEGMRRYANRYGALPPRVPRMAVIEIAVTKAMGLY, translated from the coding sequence ATGCCCACCCAGCTCCGGCTCTCCCCGTCGGCGGAGCACTTCCTCGCCGAGAACCACCTGTGCACCTTCACCACGGTGCGCCCCAACGGCACCCCGCACGTGGCGCCGGTCCGCTTCACCTGGGACCCCGTCACCTGTACCGCCCGGGTCATGACGGTGGAGGACCGCCGCAAGGCCCGGAACGTGATCGCCGGCGGACCGGCCGCCCCCGTGTCGGTCTGCCAGCTGGCCGGCCCCCGGTGGATCACCCTGGAGGGGACCGCCGAGGTCCACACCGACCCGGCCCGGGTGCTGGAGGGCATGCGCCGCTACGCCAACCGCTACGGGGCGCTGCCGCCCCGGGTGCCGCGGATGGCGGTGATCGAGATCGCCGTCACCAAGGCGATGGGCCTGTACTGA
- a CDS encoding aromatase/cyclase encodes MTVQITEVRHTAHEIEIDVPADTVHRLLAEVSEWPRIFPSVVAVEHEDAPAGEQRLRIWDVVDGAPRERPLRRIVEPAALRINFQELAAEPPATGLGGAWLVEPLGPGRSRVRLLHEFQAATEADLALLHARVEEFGRSELAGLKRNVEFAHAAEAATFSFEDTVEIAAKPDEVYDFIDRADLWAERLPHVAAVRLTEDTPHLQTLEMDTRAKDGSTHTTKSHRVTTPGQRIAYKQVTLPALLALHTGRWTFTPTPDGTTTATSQHTVTINTDRITDILGPHATLHDARTYVHDALSTNSRATLHHAKAHTEGGR; translated from the coding sequence GTGACTGTGCAGATCACCGAGGTGCGCCACACCGCGCACGAGATCGAGATCGACGTTCCGGCGGACACCGTCCACCGCCTGCTGGCCGAGGTGTCCGAGTGGCCGCGGATCTTCCCGTCGGTCGTCGCCGTCGAGCACGAGGACGCGCCCGCGGGCGAACAGCGGCTGCGGATATGGGACGTGGTCGACGGCGCGCCGCGCGAGCGCCCGCTGCGCCGGATCGTCGAGCCGGCCGCGCTCCGGATCAACTTCCAGGAGCTGGCGGCCGAACCGCCGGCCACCGGGCTCGGCGGCGCCTGGCTGGTCGAGCCGCTCGGCCCGGGACGCAGCCGGGTCCGGCTGCTGCACGAGTTCCAGGCCGCCACCGAGGCGGACCTGGCGCTGCTGCACGCCCGGGTGGAGGAGTTCGGCCGTTCCGAGTTGGCGGGTCTGAAGCGGAACGTGGAGTTCGCGCACGCCGCCGAGGCCGCCACCTTCTCCTTCGAGGACACCGTCGAGATCGCCGCCAAGCCCGACGAGGTCTACGACTTCATCGACCGCGCCGACCTCTGGGCCGAACGCCTCCCGCACGTCGCCGCCGTCCGCCTCACCGAGGACACCCCCCACCTCCAGACCCTGGAGATGGACACCCGCGCCAAGGACGGCAGCACCCACACCACCAAATCCCACCGCGTCACCACACCCGGCCAACGCATCGCCTACAAGCAGGTCACCCTCCCCGCCCTCCTCGCCCTCCACACCGGCCGCTGGACCTTCACCCCCACCCCCGACGGCACCACCACCGCCACCTCCCAACACACCGTCACCATCAACACCGACCGCATCACCGACATCCTCGGACCCCACGCCACCCTCCACGACGCCCGCACCTACGTCCACGACGCCCTCTCCACCAACAGCCGCGCCACCCTCCACCACGCCAAGGCCCACACGGAGGGCGGACGTTGA